Proteins encoded together in one Musa acuminata AAA Group cultivar baxijiao chromosome BXJ3-6, Cavendish_Baxijiao_AAA, whole genome shotgun sequence window:
- the LOC135640502 gene encoding E3 ubiquitin-protein ligase ATL6-like yields MATKRHRRPTHGGSNDNHGLHLSLLLPLLILTPWCAHAQPSPPSDDISNDNDYNYGKLNPTVTVVVLASFSTFFFLAVFIIYIRRRTAEDNFVRSFHHRGPAARSLRQQQRRRVSPQLIETFPTLTHAKVKGLEAGKGALECAVCLSEFDDDDELRLLPRCRHLFHTDCIDVWLASHVTCPVCRANLAEPATADGVELPLFVAEVGDTQPETATAPDHVTIVVDRTAAAEEEKDEVALIGRSRREARQQSGSRPAKFSRSYSTGHSVFRSLDDVDRYTLRVPDQELNEIFAARKLDRSASCVAFPTSGEESSRRGPGTRRSSSGRSR; encoded by the coding sequence ATGGCCACCAAGCGCCACCGCCGTCCCACCCACGGCGGCAGCAACGACAACCACGGACTGCACCTTAGTTTACTGCTCCCGCTGCTTATCCTCACGCCGTGGTGCGCCCACGCCCAACCCTCACCGCCCTCAGACGACATCAGCAACGACAACGACTACAATTACGGGAAGTTAAATCCGACGGTGACCGTCGTGGTCCTCGCCAGCTTCAGTACCTTCTTCTTCCTGGCCGTCTTCATCATCTACATCCGCAGGCGCACCGCCGAAGACAACTTCGTCAGGTCCTTCCACCACCGCGGCCCCGCCGCCCGGTCtctgcggcagcagcagcggcggcgggtgaGCCCCCAGCTGATCGAGACATTCCCGACGCTGACGCACGCTAAAGTGAAGGGACTTGAGGCGGGCAAGGGCGCGCTGGAGTGCGCGGTGTGTCTCAGCGagttcgacgacgacgacgagctaCGCCTCCTTCCTCGCTGCCGCCACTTGTTCCACACGGACTGCATCGATGTCTGGCTCGCTTCCCACGTCACCTGTCCCGTCTGCCGCGCCAACCTCGCTGAGCCAGCCACCGCCGACGGCGTTGAGCTGCCGCTTTTCGTCGCTGAGGTCGGTGACACGCAGCCCGAAACCGCCACCGCACCTGATCATGTCACGATCGTCGTCGATCGAACGGCGGCGGCTGAAGAGGAGAAGGACGAAGTGGCGCTTATCGGGAGATCGAGGCGGGAGGCCAGGCAGCAATCCGGGAGCCGGCCAGCGAAGTTCTCGAGATCGTACTCGACCGGTCACTCGGTGTTCCGGTCGCTGGATGATGTCGACCGGTACACCCTAAGGGTGCCGGACCAAGAACTAAATGAAATCTTCGCCGCCAGGAAACTCGACCGGTCGGCGAGCTGCGTCGCATTCCCGACCTCCGGGGAAGAGAGCTCTCGGCGTGGGCCCGGCACCCGTCGTTCTTCTTCCGGACGCTCTCGGTGA
- the LOC135641664 gene encoding probable bifunctional riboflavin biosynthesis protein RIBA 1, chloroplastic, which produces MASLASSSVVGLRRPQVHFFSRGFSSFKELKGLCYKAFVVNQRISNFTSTGFGKAVCVSLNADDRFIAVPRSSESDILLGESAVVEQDNATVNSMVQADAVALGTMTADMASVPDDFSIDNDENDLDCPTEGFSCISEAIKDIRQGKFVIVVDDEDRENEGDLIMAASLVSPEAMAFVVKHGTGIVCVSMKAEDLERLELPLMVSNKENEEKLCTAFTVSVDAKHGTTTGVSARDRAKTVMMLASPDSKPADFNRPGHIFPLKYREGGVLKRAGHTEASVDLAILAGLPPVGVLCEIVDDDDGSMARLPKLREFAKEENLKIISIADLIRYRRKRDKLVERASIARLPLKWGSVQAYCYRSLLDEMEHIAMVKGDIGDGQDILVRVHSECLTGDIFGSSRCDCGSQLSLAMEMIEKAGRGVLVYLRGHEGRGIGLGHKLRAYNLQDDGRDTVEANEELGLPVDSREYGIGAQILRDLGVRTMKLMTNNPAKYGGLKGYGLSIVGRVPLLTPITKENIRYLETKRTKMGHIYGSEFNGNLTSFIIDNVTNESDPAS; this is translated from the exons ATGGCTTCTCTCGCTTCTTCTTCTGTCGTTGGACTCCGTCGCCCTCA GGTTCATTTCTTTTCAAGAGGATTCAGCTCTTTTAAAGAGCTAAAAGGGCTGTGTTATAAAGCATTTGTGGTAAATCAGAGGATCTCGAATTTTACATCAACTGGTTTCGGGAAAGCTGTATGTGTTTCTTTAAACGCAGATGATAGATTTATAGCTGTACCAAGGTCAAGTGAAAGTGATATTCTACTAGGAGAAAGTGCTGTCGTGGAACAGGATAATGCAACTGTTAATTCCATGGTTCAAGCAGATGCAGTAGCCCTTGGAACAATGACAGCCGATATGGCTTCAGTTCCTGATGACTTTTCTATTGACAATGATGAGAACGATTTAGATTGTCCTACAGAAGGGTTCTCCTGTATCTCAGAGGCCATCAAGGACATCCGTCAAGGCAAG TTTGTGATTGTAGTCGATGATGAAGACAGAGAAAATGAGGGAGATCTTATAATGGCTGCATCTTTGGTATCGCCAGAGGCCATGGCTTTTGTAGTCAAGCATGGGACTGGAATTGTATGTGTGAGCATGAAAGCAGAAGACCTTGAAAGGTTAGAGCTTCCTCTCATGGTGTCAAATAAAGAAAACGAGGAGAAACTGTGCACAGCATTCACGGTCTCAGTG GATGCCAAACATGGTACAACCACTGGTGTGTCTGCTAGAGATAGAGCAAAGACGGTTATGATGCTTGCGTCACCTGATTCAAAGCCTGCAGACTTTAATCGTCCTGGCCATATTTTTCCATTGAAGTACAGGGAGGGTGGTGTTTTAAAAAGAGCTGGACATACGGAAGCATCAGTTGACCTGGCTATTCTGGCTGGATTACCCCCTGTTGGAGTTCTATGTGAGatcgttgatgatgatgatggttccATGGCTCGGTTACCAAAGCTACGTGAATTTGCCAAGGAGGAGAATTTAAAAATAATCTCAATTGCAGATTTGATCAG ATATAGGAGGAAAAGAGATAAGTTGGTTGAACGTGCTTCCATTGCACGGTTACCCTTAAAGTGGGGTTCTGTTCAGGCCTACTGCTATCGATCATTGCTTGACGAAATGGAGCATATTGCCATGGTTAAA GGAGATATTGGGGATGGCCAGGATATCCTGGTAAGAGTCCACTCTGAGTGCCTCACTGGCGACATATTTGGATCATCTAGATGTGACTGTGGCAGTCAACTTTCATTGGCTATGGAAATGATTGAAAAAGCTGGCAGAGGTGTGTTGGTTTACCTTCGTGGACATGAAGGAAGGGGCATTGGTCTTGGTCACAAGCTTCGTGCTTACAACCTACAGGATGACGGGCGCGACACAGTGGAAGCTAATGAGGAGCTCGGATTGCCTGTAGATTCACGAGAATATGGCATAGGCGCACAG ATATTACGAGACCTAGGTGTTCGAACAATGAAACTGATGACTAACAATCCTGCCAAGTATGGTGGACTGAAAGGCTATGGATTGAGCATCGTCGGTAGGGTTCCCTTGCTAACTCCAATCACAAAGGAGAATATAAGATACTTGGAgacaaaaagaacaaaaatggGTCATATATATGGATCGGAATTCAATGGTAATCTTACTAGTTTCATCATAGATAATGTAACCAACGAATCAGATCCGGCTTCTTAA
- the LOC103989493 gene encoding uncharacterized protein LOC103989493, producing the protein MEASSITDREEWTLVDRKDTSSGVDAAADSGSGIPFSRISVWTRWALGSVIGFAVPLCRRILRTEDAVAKAAESGAEAVEKIAKSTEKIASEIADELPDGVSLKEKALQIEQICEEVDRDAERAEIFIHKVDHIKAEVDAIIEPIIEKGEEIEKEIQEQEGKGQPISQKQ; encoded by the exons ATGGAGGCGTCGTCCATCACCGACCGAGAAGAATGGACTTTAGTCGACAGGAA AGACACAAGCTCTGGTGTTGATGCAGCTGCTGATTCTGGTTCTGGAATCCCCTTCTCTAGAATCTCAGTGTG GACTAGATGGGCGTTGGGATCTGTGATTGGGTTTGCCGTGCCCCTGTGCAGGAGAATTTTGAGGACAGAGG ATGCTGTAGCGAAGGCTGCTGAAAGTGGTGCAGAAGCTGTGGAGAAGATTGCTAAGTCAACAGAGAAGATAGCTTCCGAAATCGCTGATGAACTCCCTGACGGTGTAAGCCTCAAGGAGAAGGCCCTGCAGATCGAGCAGATTTGCGAAGAAGTTGACAGGGATGCGGAACGAGCTGAAATCTTCATTCATAAG GTTGATCATATAAAGGCAGAGGTGGATGCAATTATTGAGCCCATCATCGAGAAAGGAGAAGAAATAGAGAAGGAAATCCAAGAACAGGAAGGCAAAGGCCAACCCATCAGCCAAAAGCAGTAG